From the genome of Excalfactoria chinensis isolate bCotChi1 chromosome 12, bCotChi1.hap2, whole genome shotgun sequence, one region includes:
- the HDAC11 gene encoding histone deacetylase 11 isoform X2, which translates to MGLEKLHPFDAGKWGKVINFLKEEKLIGDDLIVQAREATDEDLLVVHTRRYLNKLKWSFVVATITEIPPVLFLPNFLVQRKVLKPLRTQTGGTIMAGKLAVERGWAINVGGGFHHCSSDKGGGFCAYADITLAIKFLFERVPGVSKATIIDLDAHQGNGHERDFMNDHRVYIMDAYNRYIYPGDGFAKRAIKRKVELEWGTEDTEYLQKVHTHVEGALNELKPDIIVYNAGTDILDGDPLGGLAISPQGIVKRDEVVFRAARSRGIPILMVTSGGYQKRTARIIADSILNLHNLGLIDKELATSAAENPKVEQMIRDSVTDLTNLSLQ; encoded by the exons ATGGGACTGGAGAAACTACATCCGTTTGATGCAGGGAAATGGGGAAAAGTGATCAACTTCTTgaaag aagaaaaactaattgGAGATGACTTGATTGTGCAAGCACGGGAGGCTACTGATGAAGACCTTTTGGTTGTTCACACACGGCGCTACCTTAATAAATTAAAG TGGTCATTCGTTGTGGCTACAATCACAGAAATCCCTCCAgtcctcttccttcccaactTCCTTGTTCAGAGGAAAGTTTTGAAACCTCTGCGAACCCAGACAGGAGGAACCATCATG GCAGGAAAACTTGCTGTTGAAAGAGGCTGGGCAATCAATGTAG GGGGTGGTTTTCATCACTGTTCAAGTGATAAAGGTGGAGGATTTTGTGCGTATGCTGATATCACACTGGCTATTAAG TTCTTATTTGAAAGAGTACCAGGAGTGTCTAAAGCCACAATTATTGATCTGGATGCTCACCAG GGAAATGGCCATGAGAGGGACTTCATGAATGATCATAGAGTGTATATCATGGATGCATACAATAGATATATTTATCCAGGAGATGGGTTTGCTAAAC GTGCCATAAAACGGAAGGTGGAGTTGGAGTGGGGTACAGAGGACACAGAATACCTTCAGAAGGTACATACTCATGTGGAAGGAgcattaaatgaattaaaacctGACATTATTGTTTATAACGCTGGAACTGATATTCTGGATGGCGATCCATTGGGAGGACTTGCTATTTCACCTCAG GGAATTGTGAAGAGAGATGAAGTCGTGTTCAGGGCTGCCAGAAGCCGTGGAATCCCAATCTTGATGGTGACATCTGGAGGCTACCAGAAGAGGACTGCCCGGATTATTGCTGATTCTATCCTTAATTTGCACAACCTGGGGCTTATTGACAAGGAGCTAGCAACCAGTGCAGCTGAAAATCCCAAGGTAGAACAGATGATTAGGGACTCTGTAACAGACTTAACCAATTTATCACTGCAGTGA
- the HDAC11 gene encoding histone deacetylase 11 isoform X1 — translation MPHRTELYEGVPPTCWPIVYSPDYNITFMGLEKLHPFDAGKWGKVINFLKEEKLIGDDLIVQAREATDEDLLVVHTRRYLNKLKWSFVVATITEIPPVLFLPNFLVQRKVLKPLRTQTGGTIMAGKLAVERGWAINVGGGFHHCSSDKGGGFCAYADITLAIKFLFERVPGVSKATIIDLDAHQGNGHERDFMNDHRVYIMDAYNRYIYPGDGFAKRAIKRKVELEWGTEDTEYLQKVHTHVEGALNELKPDIIVYNAGTDILDGDPLGGLAISPQGIVKRDEVVFRAARSRGIPILMVTSGGYQKRTARIIADSILNLHNLGLIDKELATSAAENPKVEQMIRDSVTDLTNLSLQ, via the exons AT GCCTCACAGAACCGAGTTATATGAAGGTGTTCCACCAACTTGCTGGCCTATCGTGTATTCCCCAGACTATAACATCACATTCATGGGACTGGAGAAACTACATCCGTTTGATGCAGGGAAATGGGGAAAAGTGATCAACTTCTTgaaag aagaaaaactaattgGAGATGACTTGATTGTGCAAGCACGGGAGGCTACTGATGAAGACCTTTTGGTTGTTCACACACGGCGCTACCTTAATAAATTAAAG TGGTCATTCGTTGTGGCTACAATCACAGAAATCCCTCCAgtcctcttccttcccaactTCCTTGTTCAGAGGAAAGTTTTGAAACCTCTGCGAACCCAGACAGGAGGAACCATCATG GCAGGAAAACTTGCTGTTGAAAGAGGCTGGGCAATCAATGTAG GGGGTGGTTTTCATCACTGTTCAAGTGATAAAGGTGGAGGATTTTGTGCGTATGCTGATATCACACTGGCTATTAAG TTCTTATTTGAAAGAGTACCAGGAGTGTCTAAAGCCACAATTATTGATCTGGATGCTCACCAG GGAAATGGCCATGAGAGGGACTTCATGAATGATCATAGAGTGTATATCATGGATGCATACAATAGATATATTTATCCAGGAGATGGGTTTGCTAAAC GTGCCATAAAACGGAAGGTGGAGTTGGAGTGGGGTACAGAGGACACAGAATACCTTCAGAAGGTACATACTCATGTGGAAGGAgcattaaatgaattaaaacctGACATTATTGTTTATAACGCTGGAACTGATATTCTGGATGGCGATCCATTGGGAGGACTTGCTATTTCACCTCAG GGAATTGTGAAGAGAGATGAAGTCGTGTTCAGGGCTGCCAGAAGCCGTGGAATCCCAATCTTGATGGTGACATCTGGAGGCTACCAGAAGAGGACTGCCCGGATTATTGCTGATTCTATCCTTAATTTGCACAACCTGGGGCTTATTGACAAGGAGCTAGCAACCAGTGCAGCTGAAAATCCCAAGGTAGAACAGATGATTAGGGACTCTGTAACAGACTTAACCAATTTATCACTGCAGTGA